A genomic segment from Acidobacteriota bacterium encodes:
- a CDS encoding rod shape-determining protein: protein MSLASFLRYFSKDLAIDLGTANTLVFARNQGIVVREPSVVVINKLTNRIEAVGAEAKQMLGRTPGNIESIRPMKDGVIADFEVTERMLEYFIKKAHGRKMYVHPRIVIGVPSEITQVEKRAVKDSAMRAGASEVFLVEQAMMAAIGAGLPITEPSGNMIVDIGGGTTDVAVISLAGTVYSRSVRIAGNEMDEAVIQHLKRKYNLLIGERTAEQIKWELGSAYPLKDEIRLDIKGRDLVEGVPKTLSISDEEIREALAEPVATIVDAVRMALERTPPELSADIMDKGIVLSGGGALLRNLDQRLREETGLPVVLAEDPLASVVLGTGRLLSDFDLLRKVSIR from the coding sequence ATGTCGCTCGCCTCTTTTCTGCGCTACTTCTCGAAGGATCTCGCCATCGATCTGGGCACCGCCAACACCCTGGTGTTCGCCCGCAATCAGGGCATCGTCGTGCGCGAGCCTTCGGTGGTCGTGATCAACAAGCTCACCAACCGCATCGAGGCGGTAGGCGCCGAGGCGAAGCAGATGCTGGGCCGCACGCCCGGTAATATCGAGTCCATTCGCCCGATGAAGGACGGCGTGATCGCCGATTTCGAGGTCACCGAGCGAATGCTCGAGTACTTCATCAAGAAGGCCCACGGCCGCAAGATGTACGTCCATCCGCGGATCGTCATCGGTGTGCCGTCGGAGATCACCCAGGTGGAGAAGCGGGCGGTCAAGGACTCGGCGATGCGCGCCGGCGCTTCGGAGGTGTTCCTGGTGGAGCAGGCGATGATGGCGGCGATCGGCGCCGGCCTGCCGATCACCGAGCCCTCCGGCAACATGATCGTCGACATCGGTGGCGGCACCACCGACGTGGCGGTGATCTCGCTGGCCGGCACCGTCTACAGCCGCTCGGTGCGCATCGCCGGCAACGAGATGGACGAGGCGGTGATCCAGCACCTCAAACGCAAGTACAACCTGCTGATCGGCGAACGCACGGCGGAGCAGATCAAGTGGGAGTTGGGTTCCGCCTATCCTCTGAAAGACGAGATCCGCCTGGATATCAAGGGCCGCGATCTAGTGGAGGGGGTGCCCAAGACTTTGTCGATCAGCGACGAGGAGATCCGCGAAGCCTTGGCGGAGCCGGTGGCCACCATCGTCGACGCCGTGCGCATGGCCCTCGAACGCACCCCGCCGGAACTCTCCGCCGACATCATGGACAAGGGCATCGTGCTGTCCGGCGGCGGTGCGCTGCTGCGCAATCTCGATCAGCGGCTGCGCGAGGAGACCGGCCTGCCGGTGGTGTTGGCGGAGGATCCTCTCGCTTCGGTGGTGCTCGGCACCGGCCGCTTGCTGTCGGACTTCGACCTCCTGCGCAAGGTCTCGATTCGGTGA
- a CDS encoding FecR domain-containing protein → MNENRKTHPSLQMQRKWYTLSVDTLRGWAMFFLLIALVAGALLGYRAWERYALRWEARDLISQARELAERVRRDDSTLRYRSEYETGLQYLSEARQAEEREDFRRAVTQGTLSRNVLLAILDTLDRAGRKGEASFIAVQGNVEFRRGETGGWQGARSRTQLRPGDFVRTSDTGSAQILFNDGTLYTVRKNTSFIVSDTSRSGGGERTLTMQYGWVNLDTAELPAVVEMPSASARVRQASEAYVGYEADLRRASFSAFEGSVEVASEDGETRQLGELQRVQQVDQNLGRVRSLPARVEILEPAHDLQLDADRAREMSLAWRPVAGASRYALQVSRNPLFVDNVIDVEDRRRSGARIGIRGPGSFLWRVAAVSAEEGLGPWSEPRRFQIASLALDEEEDDEIPPPLELEEASAYGSIVLVTGRTEPGALVEVDGEPILVAADGSFTKTIQLANEGWSFIQVRARDAWGNETAKRKQVFIDPV, encoded by the coding sequence ATGAACGAGAACCGCAAAACCCACCCCTCGCTGCAGATGCAGCGCAAATGGTACACCCTGTCGGTGGACACGCTGCGCGGCTGGGCGATGTTCTTCCTGCTGATCGCGCTGGTGGCCGGCGCCCTCCTCGGCTACCGCGCTTGGGAGCGCTATGCGCTGCGCTGGGAGGCGCGGGATCTGATCTCCCAGGCGCGGGAACTGGCCGAGCGGGTGCGGCGGGACGACTCCACGCTGCGCTATCGCAGCGAGTACGAAACGGGACTGCAATACCTCTCCGAGGCGCGACAGGCGGAGGAGCGTGAGGACTTCCGGCGCGCCGTCACCCAGGGCACCTTGAGCCGCAATGTGCTGCTGGCGATTCTCGACACCCTCGACCGGGCCGGGCGCAAAGGGGAGGCGAGCTTCATCGCGGTGCAGGGCAATGTCGAATTTCGCCGCGGAGAGACCGGCGGCTGGCAGGGGGCGCGCTCGCGCACCCAGCTACGCCCGGGCGACTTCGTGCGCACCTCGGATACCGGCTCGGCCCAGATCCTGTTCAACGACGGCACGCTCTACACGGTGCGCAAGAACACCTCGTTCATCGTCTCGGACACTTCCCGCTCGGGTGGCGGCGAGCGCACCCTGACCATGCAGTACGGTTGGGTCAACCTGGACACGGCGGAGCTTCCGGCGGTGGTGGAAATGCCCTCCGCGTCGGCGCGGGTACGCCAGGCCTCGGAGGCCTATGTGGGCTACGAGGCGGATCTGCGCCGGGCGAGTTTCAGCGCCTTCGAGGGTTCGGTGGAGGTAGCCTCCGAGGATGGCGAAACCCGCCAGCTCGGCGAGTTGCAGCGGGTGCAGCAGGTGGATCAGAACCTCGGTCGGGTGAGGTCGCTACCGGCGCGGGTGGAGATCCTCGAACCGGCGCACGATCTGCAACTCGATGCGGACCGCGCCCGCGAGATGTCCCTCGCCTGGCGGCCGGTGGCCGGGGCCAGCCGCTACGCCCTGCAGGTGTCGCGCAATCCGCTGTTCGTCGATAACGTGATCGACGTCGAGGACCGGCGGCGTTCCGGCGCCCGGATCGGGATTCGCGGGCCAGGAAGTTTTTTGTGGCGGGTGGCGGCGGTGTCGGCGGAGGAAGGTTTGGGGCCCTGGAGTGAGCCGCGGCGATTTCAGATCGCCTCGTTGGCCCTCGACGAGGAGGAAGACGACGAAATTCCTCCACCTTTGGAGCTGGAAGAGGCCAGCGCCTACGGTAGTATTGTGCTGGTGACGGGACGCACCGAGCCCGGAGCGCTGGTCGAGGTCGATGGAGAACCGATCCTGGTCGCCGCCGACGGCTCCTTCACCAAGACCATTCAACTCGCCAATGAAGGTTGGAGCTTTATTCAGGTCCGGGCGCGCGACGCCTGGGGCAACGAAACCGCCAAACGCAAACAGGTCTTCATCGACCCTGTCTGA
- a CDS encoding SurA N-terminal domain-containing protein: MLKVFRDNLKYLSWVLWIVVAVFILFVFVDYGSAGRAIGGNANWAARVGNEEVSFDEFRYAHRSLEQRFRQAYGEQFTAELATQLQLPQQALQQVVDRKIMLLEAEALGIHVSDEEVRDAIYEMPWLQDDQGNFVGKEEYRKFLERRRQPADAFEKDIREGLKLDRLTDVLTASLYIPDEQVERSYREQIERAAIRFVQLPAASLQDEAKATREELKVYLEENPEDFHLPERRKIAFLLVDNGRVRNEVVVDDAEVREYYDANPDEFTQEEQVQARHILVRTTDELDLEGAKAKLAEARARIEAGEGFAQVAGDVSDDPGSAGRGGHLGFFGRGRMTPEFEKAAFEAPVGELIGPIETPFGVHLLEVTGKLPDGLQEFERVEARIRSRLLSERVVSATEEKANAVAEQLQVGSTVTVEQLQELTETEDAISLNQPDPFGQEDLIPGLGRAPEFSNEVFSIEAGTLGQPIKVPRGYALPLVLEVMEPRAPQLSEVEAKVRQAAERANRQQLAMDRIAAAKADIDAGTKTFDQVAEELELTIEESGEFGGGGAIQGLGFSPRISEAAMSLDQGAIAGPYGTTQGAVLFEVTERTQYDPTAFAEAKEQTRRSVEGQELQRLLVSLLQQRRLELDVSYSRRVQDMITQSNEGTPAAG, encoded by the coding sequence ATGCTCAAGGTCTTCCGCGACAACCTCAAATATCTAAGCTGGGTACTGTGGATTGTCGTCGCAGTCTTCATCCTCTTCGTCTTCGTAGACTACGGATCCGCCGGACGCGCCATTGGCGGCAACGCCAATTGGGCCGCCCGGGTCGGCAACGAGGAAGTCAGTTTCGACGAGTTCCGCTACGCCCACCGCAGCCTGGAGCAGCGCTTCCGCCAGGCCTACGGCGAGCAGTTCACCGCCGAGCTGGCGACCCAGTTGCAGCTTCCCCAGCAGGCCCTCCAGCAGGTGGTGGATCGCAAGATCATGCTGCTCGAAGCCGAAGCGCTGGGCATCCACGTGAGCGACGAAGAAGTGCGCGACGCCATCTACGAGATGCCCTGGCTGCAAGACGATCAGGGCAACTTCGTCGGCAAGGAGGAGTACCGGAAATTCCTCGAACGGCGGCGACAGCCGGCCGATGCCTTCGAGAAGGACATCCGCGAGGGCTTGAAGCTCGACCGCCTCACCGACGTGCTGACGGCCAGCCTCTACATCCCCGACGAGCAGGTCGAGCGGTCCTATCGCGAGCAGATCGAGCGCGCCGCCATCCGCTTCGTTCAGCTTCCGGCCGCCTCACTGCAGGACGAGGCCAAGGCGACGCGCGAAGAACTTAAGGTGTACCTCGAAGAAAACCCCGAGGACTTCCACCTGCCGGAGCGTCGCAAGATCGCCTTCCTGCTGGTCGACAACGGCCGCGTGCGCAACGAAGTCGTGGTGGACGACGCGGAGGTGCGCGAGTACTACGACGCCAACCCGGACGAGTTCACTCAGGAAGAGCAGGTGCAGGCGCGCCACATCCTGGTGCGCACCACCGACGAGCTGGACCTCGAAGGCGCCAAGGCCAAGCTGGCCGAGGCCCGCGCCCGCATCGAAGCTGGCGAGGGCTTCGCGCAGGTGGCCGGCGACGTCAGCGACGACCCAGGCAGCGCCGGGCGCGGCGGCCACCTCGGCTTCTTCGGCCGCGGCCGGATGACCCCGGAGTTCGAGAAGGCGGCGTTCGAAGCGCCGGTGGGCGAGCTGATCGGCCCGATCGAAACCCCCTTCGGTGTCCACCTGCTTGAGGTCACCGGCAAACTTCCGGACGGACTGCAGGAATTCGAACGGGTCGAGGCACGCATTCGCAGCCGGCTGCTCTCCGAGCGGGTTGTCTCAGCCACCGAAGAAAAGGCCAACGCAGTCGCCGAACAGCTCCAGGTGGGCTCGACAGTGACCGTCGAACAACTCCAGGAACTGACCGAAACGGAAGACGCCATCTCCCTCAACCAGCCGGACCCCTTCGGCCAGGAGGACCTCATCCCCGGCCTGGGCCGCGCACCGGAATTCTCGAACGAGGTGTTCTCGATCGAAGCCGGCACCCTCGGCCAACCGATCAAGGTGCCCCGTGGCTACGCGCTGCCCCTGGTGCTCGAGGTGATGGAGCCCCGCGCGCCGCAGCTTTCCGAAGTGGAGGCCAAGGTGCGGCAGGCGGCCGAACGGGCCAACCGGCAACAGCTCGCCATGGACCGCATCGCCGCCGCTAAGGCGGACATCGACGCCGGCACCAAGACCTTCGACCAGGTCGCCGAGGAGCTGGAACTGACCATCGAAGAGAGCGGTGAGTTCGGCGGCGGTGGAGCCATCCAGGGGCTAGGCTTCAGCCCGCGCATCTCCGAGGCCGCCATGTCCCTCGACCAGGGCGCCATCGCTGGACCCTACGGCACCACCCAGGGCGCGGTGCTGTTCGAGGTCACCGAGCGCACCCAGTACGATCCGACGGCCTTCGCCGAAGCGAAGGAACAGACCCGCCGCAGCGTCGAGGGCCAGGAACTCCAGCGCTTGCTGGTGTCCCTCCTCCAGCAGCGGCGCCTGGAGCTGGACGTGTCCTACTCCCGCCGGGTGCAGGACATGATCACCCAGAGCAACGAAGGCACCCCGGCCGCCGGTTAG
- the ruvA gene encoding Holliday junction branch migration protein RuvA codes for MIGYLRGKLLSKTPETAILDVGGVGYQVHIPVSTYYELERLPDGAEVRLHIHTHVREDDLSLFGFWTETERGLFQRLIGVSGIGPRLARVALSGMAPGDLVAALAAGDIVRLSSIPGVGKKTAERMTLELRDKVRDLGIEETPSTPTGPASDDLVSALVNLGYKQTHAEKAVVQARQENPGGDFSDWLRASLRRLSRA; via the coding sequence GTGATCGGCTACCTGAGAGGAAAACTCCTCTCCAAGACGCCCGAAACGGCGATCCTCGATGTCGGGGGTGTGGGCTACCAGGTCCACATCCCCGTTTCCACCTACTACGAGCTGGAGCGCCTGCCGGACGGTGCCGAAGTCCGCCTGCACATCCACACCCATGTGCGGGAAGACGACCTCTCCCTCTTCGGCTTCTGGACCGAAACCGAACGCGGTCTCTTCCAGCGTTTGATCGGGGTCAGCGGCATCGGTCCGCGGCTCGCCCGGGTGGCCCTCTCGGGGATGGCGCCGGGAGACCTCGTCGCCGCCCTCGCCGCCGGCGACATCGTCCGCCTCTCGAGCATCCCCGGCGTCGGCAAGAAAACCGCCGAGCGCATGACCCTCGAACTGCGCGACAAGGTGCGCGACCTGGGGATCGAAGAAACCCCCAGCACCCCCACCGGCCCGGCCAGTGACGACCTGGTCTCCGCCCTGGTCAACCTCGGCTACAAGCAAACCCACGCCGAAAAAGCCGTTGTCCAAGCGAGGCAAGAGAACCCGGGCGGCGACTTTTCGGATTGGCTGAGGGCGAGTTTGCGGCGGTTGTCGCGGGCGTAG
- a CDS encoding TPM domain-containing protein yields MTPRTFSHSLRLLAFGALLALTASAWAATVEEIPTPRPEGWVVDLTSTLSPEQVDELNRIGDRLAGALGAELAVVVVPDTSGVPARAFAVELFNAWEVGDARADNGLLVFAALDDRAAEIVLGDGIDSVEQQRASQEVMNRIMLPRFRRGEPARAIVDGARACAERILELPGVEAAPLGGGTSAEAPAELFSAVDGGSSVPSGRFGFRALVGGVVAGAGALIASAMWYFGRSKRCRSCGAEWMLLDEVRDDEHLTEAQQAEESVRSVDYRVRWCPACREVEIRRRSRWFSGYRRCPSCAARTLRSRKKTLESATYSTGGLVRVEKVCAHCRHSESREYRTPRLSDDRSSSSFGGSSSFGGSGFGGGSSSGGGASGRW; encoded by the coding sequence ATGACGCCACGAACCTTCAGTCATTCGCTTCGCCTTCTCGCGTTCGGCGCCTTGCTCGCGCTGACGGCGTCAGCCTGGGCGGCAACCGTCGAGGAGATTCCGACGCCGCGTCCCGAGGGTTGGGTTGTCGACCTTACGTCTACTCTTTCGCCGGAACAGGTGGATGAGCTCAACCGGATCGGCGATCGCTTGGCGGGCGCGCTCGGAGCCGAGCTGGCAGTGGTGGTGGTGCCGGATACTTCGGGAGTCCCCGCCCGTGCTTTCGCGGTGGAACTCTTCAACGCCTGGGAGGTTGGCGACGCCCGTGCGGATAACGGGCTCCTGGTTTTCGCGGCGCTCGATGACCGTGCCGCCGAGATCGTTCTCGGCGATGGGATCGACTCGGTCGAGCAACAGCGCGCCAGCCAAGAGGTGATGAACCGGATCATGCTTCCCCGCTTTCGCCGCGGCGAGCCGGCGCGGGCGATCGTTGACGGCGCGCGCGCGTGTGCGGAGCGAATCCTCGAACTGCCGGGTGTCGAAGCGGCGCCGCTCGGCGGCGGCACCTCTGCCGAGGCTCCTGCTGAGTTGTTCAGCGCAGTGGACGGCGGATCTTCGGTACCCAGCGGGCGGTTCGGATTCAGAGCGCTCGTGGGAGGGGTGGTCGCCGGTGCCGGTGCGCTTATCGCCTCGGCGATGTGGTATTTCGGTCGCTCGAAGCGCTGCCGAAGCTGCGGCGCCGAGTGGATGCTGTTGGACGAAGTCCGAGACGACGAGCATCTCACGGAGGCGCAGCAGGCCGAGGAATCGGTGCGCAGTGTCGACTATCGGGTCAGGTGGTGTCCCGCCTGCCGGGAGGTCGAAATCCGACGGCGCTCCAGGTGGTTCAGCGGATACCGCCGATGCCCGTCCTGCGCCGCCCGCACTTTGCGGAGCCGCAAGAAGACGCTGGAGTCCGCAACCTATTCCACCGGGGGCCTAGTACGGGTGGAAAAGGTTTGCGCTCACTGCCGACACTCCGAGAGCCGCGAGTATCGGACCCCTCGACTCTCGGACGATCGTTCTTCGAGTTCGTTCGGCGGCTCGAGTTCGTTCGGCGGTTCGGGCTTCGGCGGCGGCAGTTCCTCCGGCGGTGGCGCGAGCGGCAGGTGGTAG
- a CDS encoding thioredoxin domain-containing protein translates to MFWKSAVTLAVLLLVPLAGQAKSIEVSDDPVKGSDDAPLVLVEFGDLQCPACLRCSKEVLPELEAAFVETGKVRLVYLDHPLEMHPRAFDAAVAAQCAGKQGKFWQYHDRIFTYLRYRPEDFEEYAGKLALDMEAFSACLENEEIMEGVREDIRLAERLKLHGTPSFVLARPKAGSGGLKVLKTFGGCPSVEDLGKKIEAQLKKG, encoded by the coding sequence ATGTTCTGGAAATCGGCAGTGACTTTGGCAGTGCTCCTCCTGGTCCCGCTGGCGGGTCAGGCGAAGTCGATCGAGGTGAGCGACGATCCCGTCAAGGGATCGGACGATGCACCGCTGGTGTTGGTGGAGTTCGGAGATCTCCAGTGCCCGGCGTGCCTCCGGTGCTCGAAAGAGGTGCTACCGGAACTGGAAGCCGCCTTTGTCGAGACGGGCAAGGTGCGGTTGGTGTACCTGGACCACCCTTTGGAGATGCACCCGCGCGCTTTCGATGCGGCGGTTGCGGCCCAGTGTGCCGGAAAGCAGGGCAAATTCTGGCAGTACCACGACCGGATCTTCACCTATCTGCGCTACCGGCCTGAGGACTTCGAGGAGTACGCCGGCAAGCTGGCTCTCGACATGGAGGCTTTTTCCGCGTGCCTGGAGAACGAGGAGATCATGGAGGGGGTGCGGGAGGACATCCGCCTGGCCGAGCGGCTCAAGCTCCACGGCACGCCGAGCTTCGTGCTGGCCCGCCCCAAGGCCGGTAGCGGTGGGCTGAAGGTGTTGAAGACCTTCGGCGGGTGCCCTTCGGTGGAGGATCTCGGCAAGAAGATCGAGGCTCAACTCAAGAAGGGTTAG